In Labrys monachus, the genomic stretch GATCGGCGGCAAAAGCCGCGGTCGACGTCATAAGGAGAGCGAAGGCGGCGATGCATGTTTTCATGAGACTCATCCACAATGTTCAGATGGCTTTAATTAGCATCTTTTCTGCCCGAAATCTGTAGTAAAAAAGCCGTGATCAAGCGGGTTTCGACATAATTACCTTATTCCGGCCCGCGCCGCTGCCGCGATCACGGCATCCGGCGCTCCTGCCGTTGCGGCATATCGCAGCCCCGCCTTGCGGGCTGCCGTTGACGCACCGATCCTTTTTGGGATTCACGCTCCGGTCCGGCAGTGGTAGGAAGGCCCCGCCGAACTAACGAGATCGACGGAGAACATGCATTGAATGCGGCAAAATCACTCATCGGTGCATTGGCGCTGGTCTGTCTCGCTTCTCCGGGCGAAGCCCTCGACGGGGACACGAGGCGGCAGCTGATGGAACTCGCGCCCCAGGCCCGTCTGGAGCAGGCCTATGATACCGAAGCGATGCGCCACATCAACAAGGATAAGAATCCGTACACGGCCGACAAGGTGATCGCCTACACCTTCGAGGATCCGGTGTTGCATCACGATGCGATCATCGCGCCGGGCGCCGTCTTCCGCAGCAAGGGCGACTGGTATCATCTGTCCTATCAATGCAGCACAGGCCCGCGGCATGTCGAGGTCCAGTCCCTGAACTATAAGATCGGCGACAAGATCCCCCGCGCCGCCTGGGAGAAGTACAACCTTTACAATTGACGGCGCATGCCGCCGCCGATCGCATCCGTTCGGCCCCCGCCTTCGTGCAGGAAAGGACAAAGTCCGGCCTTGTCCGCGGCTGATGGGACGGGGGCGAGGCCGCGGCGGCAATAGCGGCTTCGGCCGATGCCGAGCCCCGCCGCAAGCACCCCATGCCGCCACCGGCTCCTGGTCAAAATCGGTATGTGATGAAGTGGTGGTGGTTCCTGCCCGTCTCCACATCGTCGAAATACAGCCAGATTGCCTTGACGGCGCCGTCTTCCCGCATCTGGGGATGGACATCGGTCAATCGAACGCGGGGCTCGTTGCGGGCGAGATGGATCTTCACGGCTTCGGCCACTTCACTTGCGGTGAGGCCGGTCTTCGACCGCGAGCGCCCTTCCAGGAGCGCGAAGCATCTCTCCGGATGATGCGGCAATTCTCCAGGCGACGTCCTGAGCAGCTGCCCCATGCGGATCTTGAGCGCATCCAGCCTGTCTGCGGGCGTTGTGGACATAGTGCCGATATCCGTCGCGAGCCGCCATGTCTGCGCTCCGACGATCCGATAGCATCGATGTGGCCCGCGGGCCACGCCTTTCGCCTTTCGCCATCCCCGGCCGGAACCTTCGCCGCCACCGCAGATTTCATGATCGGAAAGCCTGCACGCGGCAGCAGCTTCCCTTACGTATTGTCAGGTCCTAGAAGTTTCCCCCCCTTTCGCCCAGCGCGTCGGAGAAAAGTCGTTGCCTAAAGTCGCCCGTCTCGTCGGAGCTGTCCTGACGCAGTTGCGTGTCCTCTGTCTCAGGGCCGCCGGTCATGACATCCGGGTCGCTTTCGGATCCACGATCCACCGTTCCGCGACAGTCAGCGCCCGAAAGGGAAGGATTCGCATCGGCGCCAGGACGCATCTCCTGCCGGGGAGTTCCATCACCTGCGCACGAGGTTCGTTCAGCGCCGGCGAGAACATGTTGCTGGGCACGGGTGCCCTGATCGGAACCGGCAACGGCAAGATGACGGTCGGCTCCGACATCTTCATCGGTCCCTACTGCGTCATCGGGGGCGGAGGGGACCTCTCGATCGGAAGCGACGTCATGATCGCCTCGCATTCGCGCATCATGTCGTCCGAGCACATCATCGACGACAGCGCGCAATCCATATGGGCCGTCACCACCAGGGGGGTGAGAATCGGATCGGGCGTCTGGCTGGGAGCCGGCGTGACGGTCCTGGACGGCTCGGATCTTGCAGACGGGACGGTGGTGGGCGCCGGCGCCGTGATCAGGGCGAAGACGGATGCCAATTCCATCTATGTCGGCATTCCCGCCAGGAAGCTCCGGGAGCGCCGCCTGACCCCGCACGAGCCGATGCCGGAAGGACCGCGCCCGCAGGATTGAGCCGGACTTCCCCGCCTCTCCGGCCGGTCGGAGAGGCCAACCTCTACGTCGTGCCGCCGAGCTTCTTGGGCAGGATCTTCTTGCGTTTCTGGCCGAGCCCCATCTGCTTGGCGAGTTCCGAGCGCGATTTGGCATAATTGGGCGCGACCATCGGATAATCGGGCGGCAGCCCCCATTTGGCGCGGTATTCGTCCGGCGTAATGCCGTATTGGGACTTCAGGTGCCGCTTCAGAGACTTGTACTTCTGACCGTCCTCCAGGCTGATGATGTAGTCTGGAGTAATGGACTTCTTGATCGGCACCGCCGGCGTCAGTTTGGAATCGGCCGGCTCGTCCAGCTCTTCGCCTTTCGCCAGCCTGATCAGGGCGGCGTGGACATCCGCGATGACCTTGGGAAGGTCGGCGAGGGCTACGCTGTTGTTCGATACATAAGCCGATACAATATCTGCGGTAATCCCGATATCGACGTCATCCACTTCCACTTCTCCAAGGCGACTTTGTCAACAAGGGATGCATAGATATTTTGCACTGCTCCGGCAAGATGAATCGATGATCACGACGTGCTGCGCCGAGCCGGCGAAGGCCACCCGCCCGCAGAGCGTTGCTTGGCGGGAACAAAAAGATCAAGTATTTGACAAAAAAGGCGCTTGCGGGAAACTCGGCAGGGCGCATCCGGCTGCGGCCGGCCCCGGGAGGATAGTTCGTATCTACTTTGTTCCGACCGGAGCGAACAAGAAATTTATACTTTTTCGGCCCTTCCGGTCATCGGCTCCCCCATGCCGGCGCGGCCTCAACCCGGCATGTCGTTGGAAACGACGGCGAGCGAGGCATAGCCATCCTTGTTGTAGATGTCGTCACGGAACTGGATGATGCCCTCCGGCGTCGCCCAGGCGGTGACATAGGTCCAGAACACCGGCACCTTCTGCAGCGGCGCCGCCGTGACATGGTCACCGGAGCGGATCACCTCGTCGATGCGCTCGCGGGTATAGTCCGTGCCCTGGAGGATCCAGGCGCAGAGGTCGCGCACGTCCTGCACGCGGGCGCAGCCGGAGGAATCGAAGTGATATTCGGAGCCGAAAAGCGATTTTTCCGGCGTGTCGTGCATATAGACGCCATAGGCGTTGGCGATGTTGATGCGGACCTGCCCGAGTGAATTGTCGAAGCCCGGATCCTGCGTGAACCGCATGCGGGTGGCCTCGTCGGTGTTCCAGTCGATCTGATCGGCCCGGATCTCCTGTCCCTGCGGATCGTAGATGCGGATATGATGGTCGGCCAGGTAGTCCGGCTCCTTCTGCATCATCGGGATCAGGTCCTTCTTGATGATGGAGAGCGGCACCGTCCAGAACGGGTTGAAGTTGACGTTCTGCACTTGCGTCGACATCACCGGCGAAGGACGGTCGGGCCTGCCGACGATGGTGTTGTGGCGCTGCTCGACCGTGCCGTTGTTGACGGCCTCCGCCTCCGTGGCGGGTATGTTCATCATGATGTAGCGGCCGCCGAGATTGCCATCCATCGCGCGCAGGCGCACGAGGTTGATCTGCAGCTGGTTGACCCGCACGTCGATCGGGATGGCGAGAGCCGCGCGCGAGGTGTCGCCGACGACGCCGCTGGCGAGGATGCCGTGGCGGGCCTGGAAGCGCCTGACGGATCCCTCCAGATAGGAATCGAAGACGTCGGAATCGGCCAGGGACGGCGCGAGGTCGCCGGAGACGACGAGGCGGCGGCGCAGCGACACGACGTCCGCGTTCCGGTCGCCGAGCTGAAGGCGTTCCTTGCCGCCGACCCGCGGCCAGCCGCCCCGGCCGGCGATCTCGGTATATTTCCGCAAGGCGTTCTCGGTCGCCTGCAGCGTATAGGGCGAGAACAAAGGCGAGGCGCTGGCGTCGACGTCGACCGGGCTGGCGATGGAGTCGTAGTCCTCCTTCATTTCCATCTGGCCGAGGTCGAGATTGTTGGCCCGCGCGGCCCGCGCCAGGAGGGATGCCGCGATGCCCGAGGTGAAAGCCGTCAGCAGATGTCGGCGTGAAATCGAGGGCATGGTCATGATCCGCCTTTTGAGGACATCCCGACAAAGCGGCGGACCAGATGACACCTCGATCGGCGCATGCCGGCCGCCCGCCGGACAAGCCATCATTGCTCGCGGCGAAAAGCGGCGAAATCACGCAGGCTCGGCAGGATGGACAGGCTCCTCACCGGGAATTGAAGCCGTGTCATCGGATGTGAGGATGAGCCGGGCGAGACGGGCAAGCCCGCGACGAGTTCGATGGAATCGGGCCGGGGATCTTCGACAGGTCGAGGGGGCCGAACTCTTCTTCGAACTTGGAGCGCCAGTCTTCTTCCGACATCACGCCGGCCGTGGCCCAGACATCAAGCGCGTCCACCGACACCCAAGGCCCGTTGGGCTTCAACATGGCGAACGCCGAGGAAGTGTTGAACAACACCGCCGGCCGCCAATCCCAATCGCAGAATGTCATCGAAGGCACCTCCAGCCAAAATGGAAGCAATGGTCGCCCGAATAGAAATTCTTCAGCGCGAGCTATAGTGGCATATCTAGCCGCAGCCCGTGGCGACTCGTAAATCGTGATCTCGCCGCCGCGTACGCCGCGTCCCGTATAAGCTACTGAAAAGTAATCGTATTTTTGGAGCGGGCGATGGGAATCGAACCCACGACATTCAGCTTGGGAAGCTGACGTTCTACCTCTGAACTACGCCCGCGCGAGGCCTCGGCCCGCAACCATGCTTCCTGGCATCGTCCAGGAAAGACGGTCCCTCCTTCTATCTTATTTGTTCGGGCGCAATCAAGGCCGTCCGCGGGGCGGCGGGACATTTCCTATGAGCCGGTCTCGCGCAGGGGCGCGAGCGGGCCGGGGGCGGCCGGGCGGGAGGAGACCAGCTTGGGGCCGGGGGAAGGGCCCGTCATGCCGGGACGGGCCGGCAAGGCGCGGTGGCGCGCGTCGACGAGCGCCTGGAAATGGGCCAGCAGCGTGCGGTAGAGCGCTTCGCCCACCGCCGCGTCCTCGAGGCCGATGTCGATGTTCGGATTGTCGTTGATCTCGATGACGACGACGCCGGACCGCGTCTGCTTGAGATCGACGCCATAGAGGCCGTTGCCGATCAGGCGCGCGGCCCGCACCGCGGGGCCGATCACCTCGGCGGGCACCTCTTCCACCGCGACGGCTTGCGTCCTGCCCTCCACATGCCCGCCGGCCCCGTCGTGCTGGATGATCTGCCAGTGGCCCTCGCTCATGTGATATTTGGCCGCGAAGATCACCTCGCCCGCCAGGACGCCGATGCGCCAGTCGAACGGCGTATAGATGAATTCCTGCACGAGGATGATTTCCGAATGCTTCAGCATCATCCGCGCCATGTGCTCGAATTCAGCCCAGCTCTCCGCCTTTTTGACGCCGAGGCTGAAGGCGCCGTCGGGCACCTTGAGCACCACGGGATAGGCCAGGCCGCCCTCGAAGCGCGCCAGCGTCCGCCTGGTCACGAACAGCGTCTTCGGCGTGGCGACCTGGTTGCCGAGGAGGATTTCGGACAGGAAGGCCTTGTTGGTGCAGCGCAGGATCGAATCGGGGTCGTCGATCACCGGCATGCCTTCGTTCGCCGCCTTCCTGGCGAAGCGGAACGTATGATGGGCGATCGCCGTGGTCTCGCGGATGAACAGCGCGTCGAACTGGGTGAGACGCGAGAAGTCCTTCTTCTCGATGAGCTCGACGGCGATGTCCATGCCCTGGCCGATGCGGCCGATCGCCTGCAGCGTCTGCAGGTTCGACGGCGGCATCGGGTCCGCGGGATCGTGCAGGATGGCGAGGTCCATGCGCGGGCCGCTGGCGGCCGGCGTCGCCCGCCAGGGCCGGCGCGAGAACCTGCCGAGGCCGTCGAGGAAGACGGCATCGCGGCTCACGTCGATGTCGCGCGGGTCGAGCGGCCGGAGGTTGGCGACCTTCCAGCCCTCGCCGCCGTCGAGCCGCTCGAGGTCGATGGCGAGCAGGGGACAACGGAACGTCTCGAAGCCGCGGGTCGCCAACTCCGCCAGCTCGGCGTCGCCGGCCTGGCCGAAATAGACCTGGACGCTCATGGCGTCGACCGAGCGCGGCACCGCGCCGAGCGGCCCGAGCGCGCGGCCGAGGCTCGCCAGCTTCGGCGCGCATGCCGATTTCTGCTGCATGCCGGTGATGGTCTCGACGCTCGGGGTCACCCGGTCGCCGCGGGCTTCGGCGAGGAGCGAGACATAATAGCCGATGCTGAGATAGTCGTAGCCGCGGCACAGATTGACGATCCTGCGCGGGCGGTGGAAAGGGCCCTTTCCTTCCGCGATGAAGTCCTGGGCGGTCATCACCCGTTTGTCGGGGTCGGGCCAGCGGAAATCGCTGCGCTTTTCGACGATGATCACTTGGCTTGACATGGCCTGCTTTCATGAGGGGGCGCCGGGTCGTCCCGGTGGGGCGGGGATACCGGACGTCGGTAGCGGATGGCCTCCGCGCCATCCTGGTAATAGCCGGCGACCCGCTTGAACGGCCGGAACCCCGACCGCTCGAACAGCCGCTGCGCCGGCAGGTTGTCGAAGCGGGTCTCGAGGCGGAGTTCGGTGGCGCCCGCCCGGCCCGCCCGATGCGCGGCATCCTCGATCAGCAACCGGGCGATGCCCTGCCGCCTGGCCTGACGGGAGACGGCGATCGAATAGAGCCTGGCGACGCGGGTACGGGCGTTCCGAAGCACGACCGAGCAGCCGATGACCGCGGGGCCCTCGGCGACCACGGTCACGGCAGCCGCCGGGCTGGCGAGCAGTTCGAGCCAGCTGCGCCGGGCGATCCTGTCCGTGGCGAAGGCGGCGGTTTCGAGGTCCATCAGGGACGGGAGGTCGTCTCGGGTCGCTTGGCGCAGTCGAAGGCTTGTCATGAACCGAACGCATGTCCGCTGGAGACACTCGAAAAATAGGCCTTTGCCGCAGGGGCCACAAATCAGGAAAAAATAAGGGCTGCGGCTTGCATCCGCCGGGCGGCGGCGGGGTGTGCGTTGAAATCATTCGTTTTTTTCCTGCCCGGGACGGATCCGAAGGCGTCAGGCCCTCGTCAAATCGACGAATGGAGGCGTTCGCCATGGCGGGGATCGCCGGTCCCGTGCGAGGATGCGGCCCTGCGTCCGATTCATCCCGTCCCGCCGGTCCGGATCCCATGGCTCGAAATCAACCCCACAGCCTCGCCGTCGGCGGCCTGGCCGCTCTCGCCGCCGCGCTCGGCATCGGGCGCTTCGTCTACACGCCCATCCTTCCCGGCATGATGGCCGATCTCGGCTTCACGGCCGGGCAGGCCGGGTTGATCGCCTCGGCCAATTATGCCGGCTATCTCCTCGGCGCGGTGGCGGCGGCGGCACCCATGCCGCTGTCCCGCCGCCTCACGCTCGCCGTCATGCTGGTCGCGAGCACCCTGACCACGCTCGGCATGGCGGGCCTGTCCTCGCTGTGGGCGATGGCGGCGATGCGGTTCGCCGGCGGGTTCGCCAGCGCCTGGGTCATGGTGGTGGCGAGCGGCCTCGTGCTGCGGCGCAGCGGCGAGGGGCAGGGGGCTTCCCGGCCGGGCCTTTATTTCGCGGGCGTCGGCGTCGGCATCGTGCTGTCGGCGCTTCTCGTCGCCATCGTCCAGGGTGCCGGCCTCGACTGGCGGACGGAATGGCTGATCTGCGGCCTCGTCTGCGTGCTGCTCACCGGCATGGCGATCGCCAAGATCGGCGCCGAGCCGGCGGCGGGCGGGGCGCGGACCGCGCCGCTTCCCGGCCCGCATCCCGGCGGGGGCGTGGGGCTCCTGCTCGCGGGGTACGGCCTGTTCGGCCTCGGCTATGTCGTGACCGCGACCTTCCTCGTCGCGATCATCCGGGCCGATGCCTCGCTGCGCGCGGTGGAGCCGGTCGCCTGGCTCGTCGTCGGCATCTGCGCCATGTTCTCGGTCCCCGTCTGGCTGAAGGCGGCGGCGCGCTGGGGAACGCTGCGAGCGTTCGCCATGGCCTGCCTGGTCGAGGCGGCCGGCGTCGCCGCTTCGGCCGCCATGGCCACGGCGGCGGGCATGCTGCTCGCCGCGGCCCTGCTGGGTGCCACCTTCATGGGGATCACTGCCCTCGGCCTGCTCGCGGCGCGCGAGCGCGCCCGCGGCGATCCGCAACCCTTGCTCGCGCTGATGACGGCGGTGTTCGGCGTCGGCCAGATCGTGGGGCCGTATTCGGCGGGCCTCCTGCATGACCGCACCGGCGACTTCAGGCTGGCCTCCGGCGGTGCGGCTCTCGCCCTCGTCCTCGCCGCAATCCTCGGGTTCGCCGCCTGGGCGCGCGGGCGCTAGCGGCCTTCCCGTTTGACGTAGGCCCCTCTACGGGCATAAATCCAGCCGGGACAAGCGCAGTCGCCCCGGCGGCGCCGCGCGGCTGAAGACGCAGTCCGTGCTGGCGTCTTCACGCAGGATCCGTGCCGCTGTTCTCTTCGAATGCAGGCGGGCCCGGCAAGGGCCACAGGAGGCGAGGCTCAGATGTACCGAAGCATTACCCGGCATATCCAGGTGACGGTCCAGCCGCAATTCCTGCCCGAAGAATCCCGCCCGGACGAGGGCCGCTATTTCTGGGCCTATACGATCGAGATCGTCAATCGCGGCCCGCAGACCGTGCAGCTGCGTTCGCGCAAATGGGAGATCACCGACGAGCGCGGCCGCCGCGAGGAGGTGCGGGGCGCGGGCGTCGTCGGCGAGCAGCCGGTCCTCGATCCGGGCGAGCGGTTCGAATACACCTCCGGCTGCCCGCTCTCCACGCCGTCCGGCGTGATGGTGG encodes the following:
- a CDS encoding DUF930 domain-containing protein; amino-acid sequence: MNAAKSLIGALALVCLASPGEALDGDTRRQLMELAPQARLEQAYDTEAMRHINKDKNPYTADKVIAYTFEDPVLHHDAIIAPGAVFRSKGDWYHLSYQCSTGPRHVEVQSLNYKIGDKIPRAAWEKYNLYN
- a CDS encoding YbfB/YjiJ family MFS transporter, which produces MARNQPHSLAVGGLAALAAALGIGRFVYTPILPGMMADLGFTAGQAGLIASANYAGYLLGAVAAAAPMPLSRRLTLAVMLVASTLTTLGMAGLSSLWAMAAMRFAGGFASAWVMVVASGLVLRRSGEGQGASRPGLYFAGVGVGIVLSALLVAIVQGAGLDWRTEWLICGLVCVLLTGMAIAKIGAEPAAGGARTAPLPGPHPGGGVGLLLAGYGLFGLGYVVTATFLVAIIRADASLRAVEPVAWLVVGICAMFSVPVWLKAAARWGTLRAFAMACLVEAAGVAASAAMATAAGMLLAAALLGATFMGITALGLLAARERARGDPQPLLALMTAVFGVGQIVGPYSAGLLHDRTGDFRLASGGAALALVLAAILGFAAWARGR
- a CDS encoding RimK family protein codes for the protein MSSQVIIVEKRSDFRWPDPDKRVMTAQDFIAEGKGPFHRPRRIVNLCRGYDYLSIGYYVSLLAEARGDRVTPSVETITGMQQKSACAPKLASLGRALGPLGAVPRSVDAMSVQVYFGQAGDAELAELATRGFETFRCPLLAIDLERLDGGEGWKVANLRPLDPRDIDVSRDAVFLDGLGRFSRRPWRATPAASGPRMDLAILHDPADPMPPSNLQTLQAIGRIGQGMDIAVELIEKKDFSRLTQFDALFIRETTAIAHHTFRFARKAANEGMPVIDDPDSILRCTNKAFLSEILLGNQVATPKTLFVTRRTLARFEGGLAYPVVLKVPDGAFSLGVKKAESWAEFEHMARMMLKHSEIILVQEFIYTPFDWRIGVLAGEVIFAAKYHMSEGHWQIIQHDGAGGHVEGRTQAVAVEEVPAEVIGPAVRAARLIGNGLYGVDLKQTRSGVVVIEINDNPNIDIGLEDAAVGEALYRTLLAHFQALVDARHRALPARPGMTGPSPGPKLVSSRPAAPGPLAPLRETGS
- a CDS encoding L,D-transpeptidase family protein; protein product: MPSISRRHLLTAFTSGIAASLLARAARANNLDLGQMEMKEDYDSIASPVDVDASASPLFSPYTLQATENALRKYTEIAGRGGWPRVGGKERLQLGDRNADVVSLRRRLVVSGDLAPSLADSDVFDSYLEGSVRRFQARHGILASGVVGDTSRAALAIPIDVRVNQLQINLVRLRAMDGNLGGRYIMMNIPATEAEAVNNGTVEQRHNTIVGRPDRPSPVMSTQVQNVNFNPFWTVPLSIIKKDLIPMMQKEPDYLADHHIRIYDPQGQEIRADQIDWNTDEATRMRFTQDPGFDNSLGQVRINIANAYGVYMHDTPEKSLFGSEYHFDSSGCARVQDVRDLCAWILQGTDYTRERIDEVIRSGDHVTAAPLQKVPVFWTYVTAWATPEGIIQFRDDIYNKDGYASLAVVSNDMPG
- a CDS encoding GNAT family N-acetyltransferase, which gives rise to MTSLRLRQATRDDLPSLMDLETAAFATDRIARRSWLELLASPAAAVTVVAEGPAVIGCSVVLRNARTRVARLYSIAVSRQARRQGIARLLIEDAAHRAGRAGATELRLETRFDNLPAQRLFERSGFRPFKRVAGYYQDGAEAIRYRRPVSPPHRDDPAPPHESRPCQAK
- a CDS encoding acyltransferase, giving the protein MLLGTGALIGTGNGKMTVGSDIFIGPYCVIGGGGDLSIGSDVMIASHSRIMSSEHIIDDSAQSIWAVTTRGVRIGSGVWLGAGVTVLDGSDLADGTVVGAGAVIRAKTDANSIYVGIPARKLRERRLTPHEPMPEGPRPQD
- a CDS encoding MucR family transcriptional regulator, whose protein sequence is MDDVDIGITADIVSAYVSNNSVALADLPKVIADVHAALIRLAKGEELDEPADSKLTPAVPIKKSITPDYIISLEDGQKYKSLKRHLKSQYGITPDEYRAKWGLPPDYPMVAPNYAKSRSELAKQMGLGQKRKKILPKKLGGTT
- the apaG gene encoding Co2+/Mg2+ efflux protein ApaG — protein: MYRSITRHIQVTVQPQFLPEESRPDEGRYFWAYTIEIVNRGPQTVQLRSRKWEITDERGRREEVRGAGVVGEQPVLDPGERFEYTSGCPLSTPSGVMVGTYQMVSDSGEAFDVDIPAFSLDSPHVRRVVN